CAGGATCAGCGCCAGCAGAATCGGCGAGAGCGGGAACTCGTACTTGTTCATCAGGTACCCGATCAGGCCGAACGCCACCGCCACGCCGACGTCGAACACGTTCTTGTTGATGGAAAACGCGCCGAGCAGGGAGACGACCAGGATGACCGGCATCAGCAGCTTCTTTTCCACCGACACGATCTTTGCGAAGAACCGCACGCCCAGGCAGCCGATCAGCAGCATCGCCAGGTTCGCCATCATCAGCGCCGCGAACACGCGGTACACCGTCGGCAGCTCCGTGATGTACATCATCGGGCCCGGCTGGATGCCCTTCATGATGAACGCGCCCAGCAGGATCGCCGTCACCGAGTCCCCCGGCACGCCCAGCGACAGCAGCGGGATCATCGCCCCGCCGGAGCAGCCGTTGTTCGCGGATTCCGTCGCCGCCACGCCCTGCGGAATGCCCGTGCCGTAAAGCTCCGGGTTCTTGCTCGCGCTCTTGCTCGCGCCGTAGGAGACGAACACCGCGATGTCCCCGCCCGCGCCCGGAATCGCCCCGATGAACGTGCCAATCAGGCCGCCCGCCAGGATGTTCTTCCAGATCACCCGAATGTCGGAGAGCCCCGGCAGCACGTTCGTGATCTTCTCGTTCGAGCGTTCCTGCTTCTCCTCGCCGTTCACGATCCGCTCGATGCCCCCGAACACCTCCGCCACCGCGAACAGGCCGATCAGCGTCGGGATGAACTGGAACCCTTCCAGCAGGCCCGTCTGCTTGTACGTGATGAACCGCGGGATGCCGTTCGTCGGGTCCAGGCCCACCGTGCACAGCAGCATGCCGAAGAACG
The genomic region above belongs to Beduinella massiliensis and contains:
- a CDS encoding tripartite tricarboxylate transporter permease produces the protein MDWSLLFQSYGAVFGNIQVILMTLLGAAGGILLGAIPGMTATMGVALLIPFSFGMDLIPSIGLLLGIYCGGMYGGSISAILIHAPGTPAAAATVLDGYPMAQKGEAGRALSIAMFASFCGGVIGALVMTFLSPTIAGMAMSFGPGEMFMLAVFGLSVIIAISGKSISKGLVSAFFGMLLCTVGLDPTNGIPRFITYKQTGLLEGFQFIPTLIGLFAVAEVFGGIERIVNGEEKQERSNEKITNVLPGLSDIRVIWKNILAGGLIGTFIGAIPGAGGDIAVFVSYGASKSASKNPELYGTGIPQGVAATESANNGCSGGAMIPLLSLGVPGDSVTAILLGAFIMKGIQPGPMMYITELPTVYRVFAALMMANLAMLLIGCLGVRFFAKIVSVEKKLLMPVILVVSLLGAFSINKNVFDVGVAVAFGLIGYLMNKYEFPLSPILLALILGPMCEKNFVRFMNIQKGNFGAIFTSPIAVVFIVLALGSIIFSVFNQRKINKRAAEDGAGAKA